One genomic window of [Clostridium] scindens ATCC 35704 includes the following:
- the adhE gene encoding bifunctional acetaldehyde-CoA/alcohol dehydrogenase, whose product MAKKKEVVPEIIDNVEALEAKMKAMREAQKVFATYNQEQVDKIFYEAAMAANKMRIPLAKQAVEETGRGIVEDKVIKNHYAAEYIYNAYKNTKTCGVLEEDAAYGIKKIAEPIGLVAAVIPTTNPTSTAIFKTLICLKTRNAIIISPHPAAKACTIAAAKIVLDAAVKAGAPEGIIGWIDVPSLELTNTVMKDADITLATGGPGMVKSAYSAGKPALGVGPGNTPVIIDDTADIKMAVSSIIHSKTFDNGMICASEQSVTVLDSIYDEVKKEFAYRGCYFLKKGEELDKVRKTIIINGALNSKIPGKSAYEIAKMAGVNVPEDTKILIGEVESVDISEEFAHEKLSPVLGMYRAKTFDEALAKAEQLVADGGYGHTASLYVHPAQKEKIAKHAEAMKTCRILINTPSSQGGIGDLYNFKLAPSLTLGCGSWGGNSVSENVGVKHLINIKTVAERRENMLWFRTPEKVYFKKGCMPVALDELGTVMNKKKAFIVTDSFLYKNGYVAPIEEKLDEMGIQHTCFYEVAPDPTLQCAQKGTDQMRAFEPDTIIALGGGSAMDAAKIMWLMYEHPEANFEDMAMDFMDIRKRVYTFPKMGEKAYFVAIPTSSGTGSEVTPFAIITDAETGVKWPIADYELLPNMAIVDVDNMMTQPKGLTSASGIDVMTHAIEAYVSIMATDYTDGLAMKAVKAVFDYLPSAYENGANDPEAREKMANASCMAGMAFANAFLGLNHSMAHKLGAFHHLPHGVANAVILTEVMKYNAAEVPTKMGTFSQYQYPHAQARYAELGRFAGCQGKDDQEVFDNFCKKLEELKDTIGIKKTIKDYGVDEKYFLDTLDDMVEQAFNDQCTGANPRYPLMKEIKEIYLKCYYGK is encoded by the coding sequence ATGGCTAAGAAGAAGGAAGTAGTACCAGAAATCATTGACAACGTAGAGGCCCTCGAAGCCAAAATGAAGGCGATGAGGGAGGCTCAGAAAGTATTTGCTACATACAATCAGGAGCAGGTAGACAAGATCTTCTACGAGGCAGCGATGGCAGCAAACAAGATGCGTATTCCGCTTGCAAAGCAGGCAGTGGAAGAGACCGGACGCGGAATTGTGGAAGATAAGGTGATCAAGAACCACTATGCGGCTGAGTATATCTACAATGCATACAAGAACACAAAGACATGCGGCGTGCTGGAAGAAGATGCTGCATATGGAATTAAGAAGATTGCAGAGCCAATCGGACTGGTGGCAGCGGTCATCCCTACGACCAACCCTACATCAACAGCAATATTTAAGACTTTGATTTGTCTGAAGACAAGAAATGCAATCATCATAAGCCCGCACCCAGCTGCAAAGGCATGTACGATTGCCGCAGCCAAGATCGTGCTGGACGCTGCTGTAAAGGCAGGCGCTCCGGAAGGAATCATTGGCTGGATTGATGTTCCATCCCTGGAACTTACAAATACAGTAATGAAAGATGCAGATATCACGCTTGCCACAGGCGGTCCTGGAATGGTTAAGTCAGCATATTCCGCAGGAAAGCCGGCACTCGGCGTAGGACCTGGAAATACTCCTGTTATTATTGATGACACGGCAGATATTAAGATGGCAGTAAGTTCCATCATCCACTCCAAGACATTTGACAACGGTATGATCTGCGCCTCCGAGCAGTCAGTAACCGTCCTCGACAGCATATACGATGAAGTAAAGAAAGAATTTGCATACCGCGGATGCTATTTCCTTAAGAAAGGCGAAGAATTAGATAAGGTACGCAAGACCATCATCATCAATGGCGCTCTGAACAGCAAGATTCCTGGTAAATCCGCATATGAGATTGCGAAGATGGCAGGCGTTAACGTTCCGGAAGATACGAAGATCCTGATCGGAGAGGTAGAATCTGTTGACATATCCGAAGAGTTTGCACATGAGAAACTGTCTCCGGTACTTGGAATGTACAGGGCAAAGACTTTCGATGAGGCGCTTGCAAAAGCAGAGCAGCTGGTTGCGGACGGCGGATACGGACATACGGCTTCTCTGTATGTACATCCGGCGCAGAAGGAGAAGATCGCAAAACATGCCGAAGCAATGAAGACCTGCCGTATCTTAATCAATACGCCATCTTCCCAGGGCGGTATCGGCGACCTGTATAACTTCAAGTTGGCTCCATCTCTTACCCTTGGCTGCGGTTCCTGGGGAGGAAACTCCGTATCAGAGAACGTAGGAGTAAAACACTTAATCAATATTAAGACGGTTGCTGAGAGGAGAGAAAACATGCTGTGGTTTAGAACACCTGAGAAGGTATACTTTAAGAAAGGCTGTATGCCTGTTGCGCTTGATGAACTTGGAACAGTTATGAATAAGAAGAAAGCATTCATCGTAACGGATTCCTTCTTATATAAGAATGGCTATGTTGCTCCAATTGAAGAAAAACTGGATGAAATGGGAATCCAGCATACATGCTTCTATGAGGTTGCTCCAGACCCGACATTACAGTGCGCCCAGAAGGGTACTGACCAGATGAGGGCTTTCGAGCCAGACACCATCATAGCACTTGGCGGAGGCTCAGCAATGGATGCTGCCAAGATTATGTGGCTGATGTATGAGCATCCGGAAGCAAACTTCGAAGATATGGCTATGGACTTCATGGATATCCGAAAGAGAGTATATACCTTCCCGAAGATGGGCGAGAAGGCATACTTCGTGGCAATCCCTACATCTTCAGGAACAGGTTCCGAAGTTACGCCATTTGCAATTATTACAGACGCAGAGACAGGGGTAAAATGGCCGATCGCTGACTACGAGCTGCTTCCAAACATGGCAATTGTAGACGTAGATAACATGATGACCCAGCCAAAAGGACTGACCAGCGCATCCGGTATCGATGTCATGACACATGCCATCGAGGCATATGTATCTATCATGGCAACCGACTATACAGACGGACTTGCAATGAAGGCGGTAAAGGCAGTATTCGACTACTTGCCATCTGCATATGAAAATGGAGCCAATGACCCTGAGGCAAGAGAGAAGATGGCCAATGCTTCCTGCATGGCTGGTATGGCATTTGCCAACGCATTCCTGGGACTGAACCACTCTATGGCCCATAAGCTTGGCGCATTCCATCATCTGCCACACGGCGTTGCAAACGCAGTAATTCTAACAGAGGTAATGAAATACAACGCAGCGGAAGTTCCAACCAAGATGGGAACATTCTCTCAGTACCAGTATCCGCATGCGCAGGCCAGATATGCAGAACTAGGACGATTCGCAGGATGCCAGGGAAAGGATGACCAGGAAGTATTCGATAACTTCTGTAAGAAACTGGAAGAATTAAAAGATACGATTGGAATCAAGAAGACGATCAAAGACTACGGCGTAGACGAGAAGTACTTCCTTGATACATTGGATGACATGGTTGAGCAGGCCTTCAACGATCAGTGTACAGGCGCCAACCCAAGATATCCTCTGATGAAAGAGATCAAGGAAATCTACCTGAAATGCTACTACGGAAAATAA
- a CDS encoding [FeFe] hydrogenase, group A, which translates to MVNLTIDGKAISVEENTTIMEAAAANGIPIPKLCYLKGINEIAACRVCVVELEGKDRLITSCNNVAKDGMVIHTNSPKVRRHRRTTVEMILSQHDCECVTCPRSGNCSLQKVANDLNIFDNPYKSEIERQPWNKNFPLIRDSSKCIKCMRCVQVCDKIQGLSVWDVEGTGSRTTINVGGHRCIEEADCSLCGQCITHCPVGALRARDDTEKVWNAIANPDKIVIAQVAPAVRTAWSEGLNLDPEEATVGKILDALKRMGVDYAFDTAFSADLTIMEEATEFLKRFTSGELKDRPMFTSCCPGWVRFVKSQFPHMVKYLSTAKSPQQMFGAIMKTYFAEKIGVSPEQIYTVSVMPCVAKKDEREMELFYGEYAGHDVDAVITTRELIKMIRSAHISPDTLEDIKSDTPMREGSGAGVIFGATGGVMEAALRSAYYLLKSENPDVDAFRVVRSPGFQENNGVVEADFTIDDITVKTAVVSGLANTRVLLKRIEREEVHYDFVEVMACPGGCVGGGGQPIHDGEERAYDRGKNLYMLDAGANVRFSHENRDIIRIYDEYLEKPNSHKAHMLLHTEHRKE; encoded by the coding sequence ATGGTAAATCTTACAATTGATGGAAAAGCGATATCTGTAGAAGAGAATACCACCATTATGGAGGCTGCCGCGGCAAATGGAATACCGATCCCAAAACTGTGCTACCTGAAGGGCATCAACGAGATTGCGGCCTGCCGGGTATGCGTGGTGGAGCTGGAAGGAAAGGATCGTCTGATTACTTCCTGCAACAATGTGGCAAAAGATGGAATGGTGATCCATACTAACAGCCCGAAGGTGCGCCGCCACAGAAGAACAACGGTAGAAATGATACTTTCACAGCATGACTGTGAATGCGTGACCTGCCCAAGAAGCGGCAACTGCAGCCTGCAGAAGGTTGCCAACGACTTGAACATATTTGATAATCCGTATAAATCCGAGATCGAGAGACAGCCATGGAATAAGAACTTTCCTCTGATTCGCGATTCTTCCAAATGTATCAAATGCATGCGCTGCGTACAGGTATGTGATAAGATACAGGGACTTAGCGTATGGGATGTGGAAGGCACAGGGTCAAGGACGACCATCAACGTAGGCGGCCACAGATGCATCGAGGAGGCGGACTGCTCTCTGTGCGGCCAGTGCATTACCCATTGCCCGGTAGGCGCGCTTCGTGCAAGGGACGATACGGAGAAGGTATGGAATGCCATCGCCAATCCGGATAAGATCGTGATCGCACAGGTAGCCCCTGCGGTGCGGACTGCCTGGAGCGAAGGATTGAACCTTGATCCGGAAGAAGCAACGGTAGGAAAGATTCTGGACGCGCTCAAGAGAATGGGAGTAGACTATGCATTTGATACGGCATTTTCCGCGGATCTGACGATTATGGAAGAGGCAACAGAGTTCTTGAAGCGGTTTACATCAGGCGAACTGAAGGATCGTCCCATGTTCACCTCCTGCTGTCCGGGCTGGGTACGCTTCGTAAAGTCCCAGTTCCCGCATATGGTGAAGTATCTGTCAACGGCAAAATCCCCTCAGCAGATGTTTGGCGCCATTATGAAGACCTATTTTGCAGAAAAAATAGGCGTATCCCCGGAACAGATCTATACAGTCTCTGTCATGCCTTGCGTAGCCAAGAAGGATGAGCGGGAGATGGAATTGTTCTACGGCGAATACGCGGGCCATGACGTTGACGCGGTGATCACTACCAGGGAATTGATCAAAATGATCCGTTCTGCCCATATAAGTCCGGATACGCTGGAAGATATTAAAAGCGACACGCCTATGCGGGAAGGCTCAGGCGCAGGCGTGATCTTCGGCGCTACGGGCGGCGTAATGGAAGCGGCTCTTCGCTCCGCATACTACCTGCTTAAGAGCGAGAATCCGGATGTAGATGCGTTCCGGGTTGTCAGAAGTCCTGGATTCCAGGAGAATAACGGCGTGGTAGAGGCTGATTTCACGATAGATGATATTACAGTGAAGACCGCCGTGGTAAGCGGCCTGGCAAATACCAGAGTTTTGCTGAAGCGGATCGAGCGGGAAGAAGTCCATTATGACTTCGTGGAAGTCATGGCATGTCCGGGAGGCTGTGTTGGCGGCGGCGGGCAGCCGATCCACGATGGAGAAGAGAGGGCATACGACAGAGGAAAGAATCTGTATATGCTGGATGCAGGCGCGAATGTTCGGTTCTCCCATGAGAATCGGGACATCATCCGAATATATGATGAATATCTTGAGAAGCCAAATTCCCATAAGGCGCACATGCTGCTGCATACTGAGCATAGAAAAGAATAG
- a CDS encoding NAD(P)-binding protein, with translation MSRLEIASPKRAKIVMEGLYKDLERRIESSPPGLCPVDLSRAFLELCHAQTCGKCVPCRIGLGQLNHFIKDVLDGKATMETLDIMEQTALSIMESADCAIGYEAANMVYKGLIGYRDDYVEHIKNGRCTCTYNQPVPCVSLCPAHVDIPGYVALVGEGRYADAIRLIRKDNPFPTTCGFICEHPCEARCRRNMVDDSINIRGLKRVAADFAGEVDPPACAKSTGKKVAVLGGGPGGLSAAYYLQLMGHQVTVYEMLPKLGGMLRYGIPNYRLPKDRLEEDVNSILKTGVQVKYGLKIGQDITIQELRKQYDAVLITIGASTDKKLGLEGEDADGVLSAVQFLRNVGKNEIMDLSGKEVAVIGGGNVSMDAVRTAKRLGAKKVSIVYRRRVADMTALPGEIDGAVAEGIELQTLKAPAAIDVNEEGHVKGIYVTPQMVSAIRDGRASIKPTGEEDVYIPCDVLIVAIGQNIETRHFEESGIPVERGKIVTKSSGAFENMPGVFAGGDCASGPASVIKAIAAAKVVAANIDEYLGYHHEISCDVEIPEAHLEDRTPCGRVNLTEREACERVCDFEGVENCMTEKEAKQEASRCLRCDHFGYGIFKGGRETLW, from the coding sequence ATGAGTAGGTTAGAGATTGCTTCGCCGAAAAGAGCCAAGATAGTCATGGAAGGACTATATAAGGATTTAGAGCGAAGAATTGAGTCGAGTCCTCCGGGACTCTGTCCGGTGGACCTGTCGCGGGCATTTTTGGAGTTATGCCATGCGCAGACATGCGGCAAATGCGTGCCATGCCGAATCGGCCTGGGGCAGTTGAATCATTTCATCAAGGACGTTCTTGATGGAAAGGCAACCATGGAGACGCTGGATATCATGGAGCAGACTGCCCTGTCTATCATGGAGTCGGCAGACTGCGCCATAGGATACGAGGCGGCTAACATGGTGTATAAGGGGCTGATCGGATACCGGGACGATTATGTGGAGCACATTAAGAACGGACGCTGCACATGTACATATAACCAGCCGGTTCCATGCGTATCCTTATGTCCGGCGCACGTAGATATACCGGGGTATGTGGCCCTGGTCGGGGAAGGGCGGTATGCGGATGCCATCCGGCTGATCCGCAAGGACAATCCATTTCCTACCACATGCGGATTTATATGCGAGCATCCATGCGAGGCAAGATGCAGACGGAACATGGTGGACGATTCCATCAATATCCGGGGACTGAAGAGAGTGGCGGCGGATTTCGCAGGGGAAGTGGATCCGCCGGCATGCGCGAAAAGCACTGGCAAGAAGGTAGCCGTACTCGGGGGTGGTCCGGGAGGACTGAGCGCGGCCTATTATCTTCAGCTGATGGGGCATCAGGTAACCGTATACGAGATGCTTCCAAAACTAGGGGGAATGCTTCGCTACGGTATACCGAACTACCGCCTTCCAAAAGACCGGCTGGAGGAAGATGTAAACAGCATTCTGAAGACGGGCGTCCAGGTAAAATACGGTCTTAAGATTGGCCAGGATATCACCATCCAGGAACTGCGCAAGCAGTATGACGCAGTACTGATCACCATCGGCGCCAGCACGGACAAGAAATTGGGGCTGGAAGGGGAAGATGCCGATGGAGTGCTGTCAGCGGTCCAGTTCCTCAGGAATGTAGGAAAGAATGAGATTATGGACTTATCCGGCAAGGAGGTTGCGGTCATCGGGGGCGGCAACGTATCCATGGATGCAGTCCGTACTGCAAAGCGGCTGGGAGCCAAGAAGGTAAGCATCGTCTATCGTAGAAGGGTTGCCGATATGACGGCTCTTCCTGGGGAAATAGACGGTGCCGTGGCAGAAGGCATTGAATTACAGACGCTAAAGGCACCGGCAGCCATTGATGTGAATGAAGAAGGCCATGTAAAAGGCATCTATGTAACGCCGCAGATGGTCAGCGCGATCCGCGACGGAAGGGCAAGCATTAAGCCTACTGGCGAGGAGGATGTCTATATCCCGTGCGACGTGCTGATCGTTGCGATTGGACAGAATATCGAGACCCGCCATTTTGAGGAATCGGGAATTCCGGTAGAACGGGGCAAGATTGTCACGAAGAGTTCGGGAGCGTTCGAGAATATGCCAGGGGTATTTGCCGGAGGAGACTGCGCAAGCGGGCCGGCATCCGTAATCAAGGCGATCGCGGCTGCGAAGGTGGTAGCAGCCAACATCGATGAGTATCTGGGTTACCATCATGAGATTTCCTGTGATGTAGAGATCCCTGAAGCCCATCTGGAGGACCGTACTCCTTGTGGCAGGGTTAACCTTACAGAACGTGAGGCCTGCGAGCGGGTATGCGACTTTGAGGGCGTAGAGAACTGCATGACCGAGAAGGAAGCAAAGCAGGAAGCATCCCGCTGCCTGCGGTGCGACCATTTTGGCTATGGCATATTTAAGGGAGGCAGAGAGACATTATGGTAA
- a CDS encoding ABC transporter permease has protein sequence MGQFGEYIKMALYNLKENKGRSFLTMLGIIIGISSVITIISIGNGLKADVMETDEPKSVTVKVDEEEADNLQLITWEDMQAMKDRLSDRVDGVVGSASSQGSVATRKGSFDAYLTLTTPDAGKDPIQDPVVRGAYFDEDDMQNASPVCVIDKGSAIALFGNMDVVGMELDVTVDSTIVTFQVMGVRDMDDELIAANNEAMEMFGMKMPIYIETPYTVSEAWGEAPGNFSAATLYLKSGQSANSVAKSACQVLDSRHMNDGDNLFSKQAELDMSSTLGAVLDGVTAFIAFVAGISLLVGGIGVMNIMLVSVTERTREIGIRKSLGAKTSSIVVQFLCESAILSGIGGIIGILIGAGISYGVAALKIGGLSARLSLSAILLTTGFSCGVGILFGIYPARKAARMSPIEALRQI, from the coding sequence ATGGGACAGTTTGGCGAATATATCAAGATGGCTCTGTATAATCTTAAGGAGAATAAGGGCCGCTCGTTCCTGACCATGCTGGGAATCATAATCGGCATCTCATCCGTCATTACCATTATCTCTATTGGAAATGGATTAAAAGCGGATGTTATGGAGACGGATGAGCCGAAAAGCGTTACAGTCAAGGTAGATGAAGAGGAGGCGGATAATCTCCAGCTGATCACCTGGGAGGATATGCAGGCGATGAAAGACCGGCTGTCAGACCGCGTAGACGGCGTGGTAGGCAGCGCCAGCAGCCAGGGAAGCGTTGCTACCAGAAAGGGCAGTTTTGACGCTTATCTGACACTCACGACGCCGGATGCAGGCAAGGACCCAATTCAGGATCCGGTTGTAAGAGGAGCGTATTTTGACGAAGATGATATGCAGAATGCAAGCCCGGTATGCGTCATCGATAAAGGCAGCGCCATTGCCCTGTTCGGAAATATGGATGTTGTAGGCATGGAACTGGATGTGACGGTGGATAGCACCATTGTCACGTTCCAGGTTATGGGTGTCAGGGATATGGACGATGAATTGATTGCAGCAAATAATGAGGCAATGGAGATGTTTGGCATGAAGATGCCCATCTATATAGAGACGCCATATACCGTCTCGGAAGCATGGGGGGAGGCCCCGGGGAATTTCTCCGCGGCAACCCTGTACCTGAAATCCGGCCAGAGCGCTAATTCTGTGGCAAAGTCGGCCTGCCAGGTACTGGATTCCAGACATATGAATGATGGCGACAACCTGTTTAGCAAGCAGGCGGAACTGGACATGTCGAGCACGCTGGGCGCTGTCCTGGACGGCGTGACGGCCTTTATTGCCTTTGTAGCCGGCATATCCCTGCTGGTAGGCGGAATCGGCGTTATGAACATCATGCTGGTGTCGGTAACCGAAAGAACCAGGGAGATAGGGATCCGCAAGTCCCTGGGCGCAAAGACCTCTTCTATCGTAGTACAGTTCTTATGCGAGTCGGCGATACTGTCCGGCATCGGAGGAATTATCGGCATTCTTATAGGAGCGGGAATCTCCTATGGAGTGGCCGCGCTTAAGATAGGAGGCCTGTCAGCAAGGCTGTCACTGTCAGCAATCCTTCTCACCACAGGATTCTCCTGCGGCGTAGGGATCCTATTCGGTATCTATCCGGCGCGAAAGGCGGCAAGGATGAGCCCGATAGAAGCACTAAGACAAATCTAA